In Clostridium sp., one DNA window encodes the following:
- a CDS encoding PTS sugar transporter subunit IIA, which yields MIGVLVITHGNFATEILKTAELIIGEQKQAASLGLHYGDSIEDFSLKVKDSIESLDDGEGVLVFADLFGASPYNAAAFSANKVKDTDFRCITGVNLPMLLEALTSRNGSNLNDLTELCIKSGNEGIKELFNQIKINRE from the coding sequence ATGATTGGGGTACTGGTAATAACACATGGTAACTTTGCAACCGAGATTTTGAAAACAGCTGAATTAATTATAGGAGAACAGAAACAGGCAGCTTCTTTAGGACTGCATTATGGTGACAGTATTGAAGATTTTTCTTTGAAGGTTAAAGACAGTATAGAAAGTCTTGATGATGGAGAAGGAGTGCTGGTATTTGCAGATCTTTTTGGTGCCAGTCCATATAATGCTGCAGCATTTAGTGCGAATAAAGTAAAAGATACTGATTTTAGGTGTATAACTGGAGTTAATCTACCGATGCTTTTGGAAGCACTTACTAGCAGAAATGGATCAAATCTAAATGATCTGACGGAATTATGTATTAAATCAGGAAATGAGGGAATAAAAGAATTATTTAATCAAATTAAAATAAATAGGGAGTGA
- a CDS encoding PTS system mannose/fructose/N-acetylgalactosamine-transporter subunit IIB translates to MLNIVLARIDDRLIHGQVATAWSKVTKANRIIVVDDEVAKDSFMEMVLKSAAPSSLSVDVLTVNDAAKVINGDDTGEKVIILVKTPLTVVSLINSGVDIKELNLGGIGARQGRKQLYKNISISEEERAAFKQLIDKGVNVFLQIVPDAKQIAVAKLL, encoded by the coding sequence ATGTTGAATATTGTTCTTGCAAGAATTGATGACAGACTAATCCATGGACAGGTGGCCACGGCGTGGTCAAAGGTTACTAAAGCCAATAGAATTATTGTAGTAGATGATGAAGTGGCAAAAGATTCATTTATGGAGATGGTTTTAAAGTCTGCAGCACCAAGTTCTCTGTCCGTTGATGTACTTACAGTAAACGATGCCGCAAAAGTGATAAATGGTGATGATACAGGAGAAAAGGTAATTATACTTGTAAAGACACCATTGACCGTTGTTTCCCTTATAAATTCCGGTGTTGATATAAAAGAACTTAATTTGGGAGGCATTGGAGCAAGACAGGGCAGAAAACAATTATATAAAAATATTTCTATTTCGGAGGAAGAAAGAGCAGCTTTCAAACAACTTATTGACAAAGGTGTAAACGTATTTTTGCAAATAGTTCCTGATGCAAAACAGATAGCTGTAGCTAAACTTCTTTAA
- a CDS encoding PTS mannose/fructose/sorbose/N-acetylgalactosamine transporter subunit IIC, which yields MHISLLQAILIGIFYYISWSPWFTYVGFFTFNRPLLAGFITGIILGQPLEGALIGAGINVIYLGFISAGGAQMGDPSFAGYIGTALAIASNLDVKTAMAISVPLGTIATVLWIGKMTINSFFVHWADKEVEKGNIDKLPFINVVPPQIVLFLLSFIPAMLVAYYGPTAVDGMLKVLSPNVLHVFNVIGAMLPALGIAMNLKLIGNSFTMPFFVLGILMSVYFKLDIVIISIIGVVLALTITSIKNTNSAAKA from the coding sequence ATGCATATTTCTTTGCTACAGGCAATACTAATCGGTATATTTTATTATATTTCATGGAGTCCATGGTTTACTTATGTTGGATTCTTTACATTTAACAGGCCGCTGCTTGCCGGATTCATAACTGGAATAATACTGGGACAACCGCTTGAAGGTGCATTGATAGGAGCTGGAATAAATGTTATCTATCTTGGATTTATATCTGCAGGAGGAGCTCAAATGGGAGACCCATCTTTTGCAGGTTATATTGGTACAGCATTGGCTATAGCATCCAATCTGGATGTGAAAACTGCTATGGCAATATCGGTTCCTCTTGGAACTATTGCAACTGTATTGTGGATAGGAAAAATGACGATCAATTCATTCTTTGTTCACTGGGCTGACAAGGAAGTTGAAAAAGGTAATATTGACAAGTTGCCTTTTATAAATGTAGTACCTCCACAAATTGTGCTGTTTTTACTTAGTTTTATTCCTGCAATGCTAGTAGCTTATTATGGCCCGACTGCAGTAGATGGAATGCTGAAGGTTCTAAGTCCGAATGTATTACATGTGTTTAACGTAATAGGAGCTATGTTACCTGCACTGGGAATCGCAATGAACCTGAAGCTAATAGGAAACTCTTTTACAATGCCATTCTTTGTTTTGGGAATATTGATGTCCGTATACTTCAAGCTGGATATAGTCATTATTTCTATAATAGGTGTTGTGCTTGCACTGACTATAACTTCTATAAAAAATACCAATTCGGCCGCAAAGGCATAG
- a CDS encoding PTS system mannose/fructose/sorbose family transporter subunit IID, with translation MKDANIAVDSKNDNTEGEKKLNRKDIIKSWLRWFMFAQSNYNYERLQATAFAHSMLPVIKKLYKDKDERKAAVQRHLSFFNTEPICGSVIHGVTIAMEEEKSNNKPITDESLNAIKTGLMGPLAGVGDTLTQGVITPIVLAICIGITNTQNILGPIIFLAAQYAIMTTISFTMWTNGYKFGKKAVEEILKGGKINKVIEAASLLGTLVMGGLVGRFVNLQTFITFKMGKVNFSLQKDLLDKLMPGLIPLVLTLLVLHLVKKGVSPIKLMGILIVLGAATGILGIF, from the coding sequence ATGAAGGATGCAAATATTGCAGTTGACAGTAAAAATGACAATACAGAAGGTGAAAAAAAACTTAACAGAAAAGATATAATCAAAAGCTGGCTTAGATGGTTTATGTTTGCCCAATCCAATTACAACTATGAAAGATTGCAGGCTACAGCCTTTGCTCACTCAATGCTGCCTGTTATAAAAAAATTATATAAAGATAAAGATGAAAGGAAAGCAGCTGTTCAGAGACATCTTTCATTTTTCAATACAGAACCAATCTGTGGCTCTGTAATACATGGCGTAACTATAGCCATGGAAGAGGAAAAATCCAATAACAAGCCAATAACCGATGAAAGTTTGAATGCTATAAAGACAGGACTTATGGGACCTCTTGCAGGAGTTGGTGATACGCTTACCCAGGGTGTTATAACCCCTATTGTTCTTGCAATATGTATTGGTATAACAAATACACAGAATATACTGGGACCTATAATATTTTTGGCAGCCCAGTATGCCATAATGACGACTATTTCCTTTACTATGTGGACAAATGGATATAAGTTTGGTAAAAAGGCAGTCGAGGAAATATTAAAAGGAGGCAAAATCAACAAGGTAATTGAAGCAGCATCTCTTTTGGGAACTCTTGTAATGGGGGGACTTGTTGGTAGATTTGTAAATTTACAGACTTTTATAACTTTCAAAATGGGTAAAGTAAATTTCAGTCTTCAAAAAGATCTTTTGGATAAGTTGATGCCGGGTCTTATACCACTTGTATTGACACTATTGGTTTTGCATCTGGTAAAAAAAGGTGTTTCACCAATAAAATTGATGGGAATTCTTATAGTTCTTGGAGCAGCTACCGGAATATTGGGAATATTCTAA
- a CDS encoding sn-glycerol-1-phosphate dehydrogenase, whose product MELTIENVSKLQLNDFLRDDLNCQCGKKHSIALEDVIIEEDAIKKIPDLLKKYGFKKVLLVSDEHTYDAAGKLVAETLDKVNFGYKEFIFKIKEDLVPDEEAAGKLLIQTDEDIDAMVTVGTGTLNDLAKFVSHKLRIPSIIVGTAPSMDGFASNGAALIVGNLKITYDAAVPKAIIGDVNVLKRSPEDMILAGFGDIVGKYSALNDWKLSKIINEEYYCDVTVKMVEDSLKKCIENAEGIKNRESEAIKNLMEALVLTGIAMSFVGNSRPASGSEHHLAHYFEMMLLFENKKAILHGRKVGVNTVITTKLRDMLANSDIDFDKSISDAKSFDMDKWTKDVNSTFKEAAKGIIEISEKDKTTSIPERLKRIKRIREHQEEIKKVLKEVPSTEEIKDILVKAGAPTLPEQIGIKNEAILNAVLMSKEIRTRYTVLSLLSDLGLLEKFAYGIEKYLDEVSD is encoded by the coding sequence ATGGAGTTAACAATAGAAAATGTGAGTAAATTACAGTTGAATGACTTTTTAAGAGATGACCTGAATTGCCAGTGTGGAAAAAAGCATTCAATTGCGCTGGAGGATGTAATAATTGAAGAAGATGCCATAAAAAAGATTCCGGATTTATTAAAAAAATATGGATTCAAGAAAGTACTTTTAGTTTCAGATGAACATACTTATGATGCAGCAGGAAAACTTGTAGCAGAAACTCTGGATAAAGTTAATTTTGGGTATAAAGAGTTTATATTCAAAATCAAAGAGGACCTTGTACCAGATGAAGAAGCTGCAGGAAAACTTCTTATACAGACAGATGAAGATATAGATGCCATGGTTACAGTTGGTACTGGAACTTTAAATGATTTGGCTAAATTTGTAAGCCATAAATTGAGAATACCATCTATTATTGTTGGTACAGCTCCATCTATGGATGGATTTGCATCAAATGGTGCAGCACTTATAGTTGGAAATTTGAAAATAACTTATGATGCTGCAGTGCCAAAGGCAATTATTGGTGATGTAAATGTATTGAAGAGATCACCGGAAGATATGATATTGGCTGGCTTTGGTGACATAGTCGGCAAGTATTCGGCTCTGAACGATTGGAAATTGAGTAAGATTATAAATGAAGAATACTATTGTGATGTTACAGTTAAAATGGTTGAGGATTCTTTAAAAAAGTGTATAGAAAATGCAGAGGGAATAAAAAACAGAGAATCCGAAGCAATAAAAAATCTAATGGAGGCGTTGGTCTTGACAGGTATAGCCATGAGTTTTGTAGGAAATTCAAGACCGGCTTCAGGTTCTGAACATCATTTGGCCCATTACTTTGAGATGATGCTTTTATTTGAAAACAAGAAAGCAATACTTCATGGAAGAAAAGTAGGAGTCAATACAGTCATAACTACAAAACTCAGAGATATGCTTGCTAACAGCGATATTGATTTTGACAAATCCATATCTGATGCAAAGTCTTTTGATATGGATAAATGGACGAAAGACGTTAATTCTACTTTTAAAGAAGCTGCCAAGGGAATTATTGAAATAAGTGAAAAAGACAAGACCACATCTATTCCAGAAAGACTTAAAAGAATTAAGAGGATCAGGGAGCATCAGGAGGAAATTAAAAAAGTATTGAAAGAAGTTCCATCTACTGAAGAAATAAAGGATATTTTAGTAAAGGCAGGGGCACCAACTTTGCCTGAACAAATAGGAATAAAAAATGAAGCTATTTTAAATGCTGTATTGATGTCCAAAGAGATAAGAACAAGATATACTGTGCTGAGTTTGTTGTCCGATCTTGGACTGCTTGAAAAATTTGCATATGGAATAGAAAAATATTTAGATGAGGTAAGTGATTGA
- a CDS encoding HAD-IIA family hydrolase translates to MNDKSMANLLRRIKCFIFDLDGTVYLGNKLLDGSIDFFKLLEKDNIKFKFFTNNSSKNAGVYIEKIRNMGYNLTDDMMLISNQVIINHLKEKFLNKNVFVLGNNYLKEDFRRADIKLTEKDVDIVVVGFDTSLAYENVSKACEFIRNGAVFLGVNPDFNCPVENGFIPDCGSICAMITASTGVKPEFFGKPSRYTLEYIIKDTGLDESDIAFVGDRLYTDIAIGKGNNAITILVLTGEAKKEDLQNSDVKPTLIFDSLAQLKDVFEKLY, encoded by the coding sequence ATGAATGATAAATCAATGGCAAATTTACTGAGAAGGATAAAATGTTTTATATTTGATCTCGATGGAACAGTTTATCTCGGAAATAAACTTCTTGACGGCTCCATAGACTTCTTTAAACTTCTGGAAAAAGATAATATAAAATTCAAATTTTTCACCAATAATTCCTCTAAAAATGCAGGGGTGTATATAGAGAAGATAAGAAATATGGGATACAATCTGACAGATGATATGATGTTGATTTCAAATCAGGTCATAATAAATCATCTAAAAGAAAAATTCCTTAATAAAAATGTATTTGTACTGGGAAATAATTATCTAAAAGAAGATTTTAGAAGAGCAGATATAAAACTTACAGAAAAAGATGTTGATATAGTTGTGGTTGGATTCGATACTTCTCTGGCATATGAAAATGTATCCAAGGCGTGTGAGTTTATAAGAAACGGGGCTGTATTTTTGGGAGTTAACCCTGATTTCAATTGCCCTGTGGAGAATGGTTTTATTCCCGATTGCGGTTCAATATGTGCCATGATAACTGCATCTACCGGGGTAAAACCTGAATTCTTTGGTAAACCGTCCAGATATACATTGGAGTATATAATCAAGGATACTGGGCTTGACGAAAGTGATATAGCCTTTGTAGGAGACAGGCTGTATACGGATATTGCAATAGGAAAAGGAAATAATGCAATTACAATACTTGTGCTAACAGGAGAGGCTAAAAAAGAGGATCTACAGAATTCAGATGTAAAGCCAACTCTTATATTTGATTCTCTCGCACAGTTAAAAGATGTATTTGAAAAGTTATACTGA
- a CDS encoding HlyD family secretion protein gives MKKVTLFCLAAIMLLSGCASSKNTAKTINNIPQTADEQFILGGKIATNEKADISSKVSAKIDQISVDVGSKVKEGDILAKLDTKDLQSQVDEAQAAVNTAKANLSNAQNNTRPEQISQAQISVDSAYQNYQTVKKNYDRVQALVKSGAAAQQELDSASQQITTSQAQYKTAQEQLDMLKNGPTKSSIDVFKAQVDQSEAALKAAETMLSNAVITAPISGTVSSRNVNIGDTVSPGSVIVSIVNPTNLFINAYAPLDVVSQLSVGQAVDIKISEIPDKEFHGKVSVINSQVNAQSRDVLVKVTLTDKYSNLKPGMFAEIALQK, from the coding sequence ATGAAAAAGGTTACTTTATTTTGTTTGGCTGCAATAATGCTTCTAAGTGGATGCGCTTCTTCCAAAAATACGGCCAAAACTATAAACAACATCCCACAGACTGCTGATGAACAATTTATATTAGGAGGAAAAATAGCAACGAATGAGAAAGCTGATATAAGTTCAAAAGTTTCTGCAAAAATTGATCAGATATCTGTGGATGTAGGGTCAAAAGTAAAGGAAGGGGATATTTTGGCAAAGTTGGATACAAAAGATCTTCAATCCCAGGTAGATGAAGCGCAAGCAGCAGTAAATACTGCAAAAGCGAATCTATCAAATGCACAAAATAACACACGTCCTGAACAAATTTCACAGGCTCAGATTTCTGTGGACAGTGCATATCAAAACTACCAGACTGTTAAGAAAAACTATGACCGTGTACAAGCTTTAGTAAAATCAGGTGCTGCAGCTCAGCAGGAGCTTGATTCTGCAAGTCAGCAAATTACTACTTCACAGGCACAATATAAAACGGCTCAAGAACAACTTGATATGCTGAAAAACGGTCCTACCAAATCAAGTATAGATGTTTTTAAAGCACAGGTGGATCAATCGGAAGCAGCTTTAAAAGCAGCTGAAACTATGCTAAGCAATGCTGTAATAACTGCACCTATTTCAGGTACAGTAAGTTCAAGAAATGTAAATATAGGTGATACAGTTTCTCCTGGATCAGTTATAGTTTCCATAGTCAATCCTACAAATTTATTTATAAATGCATATGCACCTCTGGATGTTGTAAGCCAGCTGTCAGTAGGACAGGCTGTTGATATAAAGATATCTGAAATACCTGACAAAGAATTCCATGGAAAAGTATCTGTTATAAATTCACAAGTCAATGCTCAAAGCAGAGATGTATTAGTAAAAGTTACACTGACAGATAAATATTCCAATCTAAAACCTGGAATGTTTGCAGAAATTGCATTACAAAAGTAA
- a CDS encoding HlyD family efflux transporter periplasmic adaptor subunit, translating into MKDKRKILIIAILVAIVVALISIAFYYWYQNTYYVSTDDAQVSADFVSVTPQISGKLLELNMEEGDTVVKNQILARQDSTSLPDSNIDESLIRAPISGRIVKKQGTIGEIWSLGQTLATMIDPNNLYITANIEETKLGRIRIGQPVDITIDQFGSQKFTGKIKSVGEATQSAFSLLPSSASGTFTKVVQRIPVKIQLNKFNSKILPGTNAVVKIHVK; encoded by the coding sequence ATGAAAGATAAACGAAAAATATTAATCATTGCGATTTTAGTCGCAATTGTGGTAGCATTAATTAGTATAGCCTTTTACTATTGGTATCAAAATACATATTATGTTTCAACTGATGATGCCCAGGTTAGTGCTGATTTTGTAAGTGTAACTCCTCAAATAAGCGGTAAATTATTAGAGCTCAATATGGAAGAAGGAGATACGGTTGTAAAAAATCAGATATTGGCCCGTCAAGACTCAACAAGCCTTCCTGATTCCAATATAGATGAATCTCTAATAAGAGCACCTATAAGTGGAAGAATAGTTAAGAAGCAAGGTACAATAGGTGAAATATGGTCTCTAGGTCAGACTCTTGCAACCATGATAGATCCAAATAATCTTTATATAACAGCTAATATAGAGGAAACTAAACTTGGCAGAATAAGAATAGGACAACCGGTTGATATTACTATAGACCAATTTGGATCACAGAAATTTACGGGTAAAATCAAATCGGTGGGTGAAGCAACTCAATCGGCATTTTCACTTCTTCCATCTTCAGCAAGTGGAACATTTACAAAAGTAGTACAAAGAATACCTGTAAAAATACAATTGAATAAATTTAACAGTAAGATACTTCCAGGAACCAATGCAGTTGTGAAGATTCATGTCAAATAA
- a CDS encoding DHA2 family efflux MFS transporter permease subunit, whose translation MEQNNNDSIYSWLSLIVVVIGTFMSILDSSIVNIAIPKIMTVFGVSMDDSKWILTSYTLALGAIIPLTGYLQDVFGSKRVYMFALTMFTIGSMLCGLSWNNTSMISFRILQAIGGGMIMPVGMSIVYEVFPREKIGLALGIWGIASMAAPAIGPTLGGYIIGKLDWRLIFNLNVPLGIIGVILAAILLKDPKVKKSKSFDMIGFLSSTIGVVSILYVLGEWSSIDWSKARYPILLVLGCLSLLLFVVNELTHPEPLLDLSVFKLFNFTVSQVITCVLTLALMGGVYVIPLFLQNIRGYTAMETGLIMFPAAIVVGILMPISGTLFDKIGAKPIVIPGLVILAISSYILSTSISMNSTREFITMILCVRSVGLGLAMMPINTAGMNAVPTKLIGKASALSNAIRQISSSLSITIMTVIIQNRTNYNYLKLSGQINVYNETVNNTINYLTSAYIHSGLPGAAAKISAVSKLAAMIQGQSMLDAMSYAVVVTSVIVIAAILLAFVMRNGKGIA comes from the coding sequence ATGGAACAAAATAATAATGATTCCATATACAGCTGGTTATCTTTAATAGTAGTAGTAATAGGTACGTTTATGTCTATACTTGACAGTAGTATTGTAAACATTGCTATTCCTAAAATCATGACTGTATTTGGTGTATCAATGGATGATTCAAAATGGATACTTACATCATATACCCTGGCACTTGGTGCAATTATACCCCTAACGGGATATCTGCAGGATGTATTTGGATCCAAAAGAGTATATATGTTTGCACTAACGATGTTTACAATAGGATCTATGTTATGCGGCCTATCATGGAATAATACTTCCATGATATCATTCAGGATACTTCAGGCTATAGGTGGAGGAATGATAATGCCAGTTGGAATGTCAATAGTGTATGAAGTATTCCCAAGAGAAAAAATAGGACTTGCACTTGGTATTTGGGGAATAGCTTCCATGGCAGCTCCTGCAATAGGTCCTACACTTGGAGGATATATAATTGGAAAGTTGGACTGGAGACTTATTTTCAATTTAAATGTACCTCTAGGTATAATAGGTGTAATTCTGGCGGCAATTTTATTGAAGGATCCAAAAGTAAAGAAATCGAAATCATTTGACATGATAGGATTTTTATCATCTACTATAGGTGTAGTCAGTATACTATATGTTCTTGGAGAATGGTCTTCAATTGATTGGTCAAAAGCAAGATATCCAATATTATTGGTTCTTGGGTGTTTGAGTTTATTACTGTTTGTAGTAAATGAGCTTACCCATCCTGAGCCTTTACTGGACCTCAGTGTGTTCAAGTTATTCAATTTTACAGTAAGTCAGGTTATAACTTGTGTTTTAACTCTTGCATTGATGGGTGGAGTTTATGTAATACCTTTATTTCTTCAAAACATAAGAGGATATACGGCAATGGAAACCGGACTAATTATGTTTCCTGCAGCAATTGTCGTAGGTATACTTATGCCGATAAGTGGAACCTTATTTGATAAAATAGGAGCCAAACCAATTGTAATACCGGGTCTTGTAATACTTGCCATAAGCTCATATATACTTTCAACGTCTATAAGCATGAATTCCACTAGAGAATTTATAACTATGATTTTATGTGTTAGGTCGGTTGGACTGGGGCTTGCCATGATGCCAATAAATACTGCAGGGATGAATGCAGTACCTACAAAATTGATTGGAAAAGCATCTGCCCTTTCAAATGCTATAAGACAAATATCGAGTTCTTTAAGCATAACAATAATGACTGTAATAATTCAAAATAGAACAAACTACAATTATCTGAAATTATCGGGGCAAATAAATGTTTATAATGAAACTGTCAATAATACTATAAATTATTTAACAAGTGCATATATACACTCAGGTCTGCCCGGTGCCGCTGCAAAAATATCAGCTGTATCTAAATTAGCCGCAATGATTCAAGGCCAATCTATGCTGGATGCCATGTCATATGCTGTAGTTGTAACTTCTGTCATAGTAATTGCAGCTATATTGTTGGCTTTTGTAATGAGAAATGGAAAAGGAATAGCATAA